A single genomic interval of Dysidea avara chromosome 8, odDysAvar1.4, whole genome shotgun sequence harbors:
- the LOC136263118 gene encoding ribosomal RNA small subunit methyltransferase NEP1-like: MATPYEEDEDERPRKVPKLLKDKDSQPRLIVVLENASLETVKVGKKFELLNCDAHKSILQKNGRDVAASRPDITHQCLMMLLDSPLNQAGRLQVYLHTERNVLIEVSPHVRIPRTFNRFAGLMIQLLHKLSIHASDGPMKLLKVIKNPITSHLPTGCKKIGTSFHSDKLMDLRTYAEDKPIVFVIGAMAHGSVDVDYTEEEVAISQYHLSAALTCAKLCTAFEEKWKIV, from the exons ATGGCTACCCCATACGAGGAGGACGAAGATGAGAGGCCTAGGAAGGTACCTAAGCTGCTAAAAGATAAGGATTCTCAGCCCAGGCTAATTGTAGTACTCGAAAACGCCTCGCTGGAGACTGTGAAG GTAGGAAAGAAATTCGAGCTGCTGAACTGCGATGCGCACAAGTCGATACTGCAGAAAAACGGAAGAGATGTGGCCGCTTCACGTCCGGATATCACTCATCAG TGTCTAATGATGTTGCTGGACAGCCCACTCAATCAGGCTGGTAGGTTACAAGTATACCTGCACACCGAGCGAAATGTGCTAATTGAGGTCAGTCCGCATGTCAGGATTCCTCGTACTTTCAACAGATTTGCTGGACTAATGA TTCAACTGCTTCACAAATTAAGTATCCATGCTTCAGATGGTCCCATGAAATTATTAAAG GTTATAAAGAACCCAATTACAAGTCACCTGCCTACCGGATGCAAGAAGATTGGCACCTCATTTCATTCTGACAAACTAATGGACTTGCGGACATATGCAGAGGACAAGCCAATAGTGTTTGTGATTGGTGCAATGGCTCATGGCAGTGTTGATGTGGATTACACTGAAGAAGAAGTAGCTATCAGTCAATATCATTTATCTGCCGCCTTGACTTGTGCTAAATTGTGTACAGCTTTTGAAGAGAAATGGAAAATTGTATAG
- the LOC136263121 gene encoding proteasome assembly chaperone 4-like, which produces MEPVETITKSLHGTEIYFYYLKMKASIFIWVGRSPATLKELTVAMDLPGHTPSQSQLMGKGCSSQIASRIAEKYHCQVFLSCNIDDPTLLTDIEQIIKEHLEQSSQQWQQLAT; this is translated from the exons ATGGAGCCTGTAGAAACTATTACCAAAAGTCTACACGGGACAGAAATCTATTTCTATTATCTCAAAATGAAGGCGAGTATTTTCATATGGGTAGGAAGGTCCCCAGCGACGTTAAAAGAATTAACAGTTGCCATGGATTTGCCG GGCCACACTCCTTCTCAATCACAGCTAATGGGTAAGGGATGTTCCAGCCAGATAGCTAGCAGAATTG CTGAGAAATACCATTGTCAAGTGTTCCTTAGCTGTAACATTGATGACCCAACGTTACTAACAGACATTGAACAGATTATTAAAGAGCATTTAGAACAGTCCAGCCAACAATGGCAACAACTTGCAACATAA
- the LOC136263120 gene encoding nuclear envelope phosphatase-regulatory subunit 1-like isoform X1, translated as MNAVVLMNKQQTEDLKAFENRLIECVTHVGRKTRVWKAIVLCATLSTFASLWAWIQDGSSYSSYMEMIQTHWWLVTNLLFMVVLYLLGACDKYSAPKLISKRCKAVLHDYNMSCDERGKLILKKSKRQSQPLSRDWKNTTPG; from the exons ATGAACGCCGTGGTACTGATGAACAAACAGCAGACAGAAG ATTTGAAGGCGTTTGAAAACAGATTGATTGAATGTGTGACGCACGTAGGAAGAAAAACTCGCGTTTGGAAAG CTATAGTGCTTTGTGCGACACTATCCACCTTTGCATCGTTATGGGCATGGATTCAAGACGGGTCGAGTTAT TCTAGTTACATGGAGATGATCCAGACACATTGGTGGCTAGTTACTAATTTATTATTCATGGTGGTACTCTACCTTCTGGGGGCCTGCGACAAGTACAGTGCTCCGAAACT CATAAGCAAGCGCTGCAAGGCTGTACTACACGATTACAACATGAGTTGCGATGAG AGAGGGAAGCTAATTCTTAAAAAATCAAAGAGACAGTCACAGCCATTATCTAGAGACTGGAAAAACACTACACCTGGATAA
- the LOC136263120 gene encoding nuclear envelope phosphatase-regulatory subunit 1-like isoform X2, whose amino-acid sequence MNAVVLMNKQQTEDLKAFENRLIECVTHVGRKTRVWKVLCATLSTFASLWAWIQDGSSYSSYMEMIQTHWWLVTNLLFMVVLYLLGACDKYSAPKLISKRCKAVLHDYNMSCDERGKLILKKSKRQSQPLSRDWKNTTPG is encoded by the exons ATGAACGCCGTGGTACTGATGAACAAACAGCAGACAGAAG ATTTGAAGGCGTTTGAAAACAGATTGATTGAATGTGTGACGCACGTAGGAAGAAAAACTCGCGTTTGGAAAG TGCTTTGTGCGACACTATCCACCTTTGCATCGTTATGGGCATGGATTCAAGACGGGTCGAGTTAT TCTAGTTACATGGAGATGATCCAGACACATTGGTGGCTAGTTACTAATTTATTATTCATGGTGGTACTCTACCTTCTGGGGGCCTGCGACAAGTACAGTGCTCCGAAACT CATAAGCAAGCGCTGCAAGGCTGTACTACACGATTACAACATGAGTTGCGATGAG AGAGGGAAGCTAATTCTTAAAAAATCAAAGAGACAGTCACAGCCATTATCTAGAGACTGGAAAAACACTACACCTGGATAA
- the LOC136263111 gene encoding nuclear receptor coactivator 5-like yields the protein MSNVPRNTSSTDPKLLKARVFIGNLPTEKVTREDLTETFGKYGEVIGCSVLRGYGFVQYLKEDDARKAVSGENGRMMHGAMMDIRMAAEGRRNVQDTSREEGDEWGNEPQRRRRPRSRSPHRPEWDYAPEPPPRDYYPPPHRYQPPPPPHPRRYSPPPPPHYRGDYGGPPPPQRPAPAAARPPPLHEWELEREQREPQQQPPPPRNRPPPVPRQPSPRPQWYRERSPSPRQQGPLHSENKVDMEIIVINKQQMEYANVVSRRVSELGLKVSLKLLSPTASLSELLDKVAKQGLLYAMIITNQHEVHRSLTLTILYGRTPQEHKNMPLEDALGLINRDFSHYCQAVREGRFRQQQQQIKSGGGNSDFTIEQLTSVIDNLQQKKNELIQKHVPPLMGGTSIQQQQADLQAKILSLLGSNAVVPSTQHPAQPSHNYWGGSY from the exons ATGTCCAACGTTCCACGAAACACTTCTAGCACTGATCCTAAGCTGTTAAAGGCCAGAGTGTTCATTGGGAACCTACCTACTGAAAAAGTGACTCGAGAAGATTTGACAGAGACGTTCGGAAAGTATGGCGAAGTTATTGGATGCTCGGTATTGAGGGGGTACGGATTTGTGCAGTATCTTAAGGAAGATGATGCGAGGAAGGCTGTTAGTGGAGAAAATGGACGAATGATGCACGGAGCAATGATGG ATATCCGTATGGCAGCTGAGGGTAGAAGAAATGTCCAGGATACGTCTAGAGAAGAGGGTGATGAATGGGGTAATGAACCACAGCGCAGAAGGCGACCTCGTTCACGATCCCCACATCGTCCAGAATGGGACTATGCCCCAGAACCGCCCCCACGTGATTACTATCCTCCACCTCATCGCTACcagccaccaccaccacctcaCCCAAGACGTTACTCACCACCTCCACCCCCTCATTACCGTGGTGATTATGGGGGTCCTCCCCCACCACAGCGCCCTGCCCCAGCAGCTGCACGGCCACCACCTCTTCATGAGTGGGAACTTGAGCGAGAACAGCGTGAACCTCAGCAGCAGCCTCCCCCTCCTAGGAACAGACCACCTCCTGTTCCTCGTCAACCATCACCACGTCCGCAGTGGTACCGAGAGCGGTCACCATCACCCAGGCAACAGGGACCTCTACATTCAGAAAATAAGGTTGACATGGAGATAATTGTGATTAACAAACAACaaat GGAGTATGCCAATGTGGTCAGTAGGAGGGTATCAGAGCTTGGGCTAAAAGTGTCATTAAAGCTGCTATCACCTACGGCTTCTCTCTCCGAGCTGCTGGACAAGGTAGCTAAGCAAGGTCTGCTGTACGCCATGATCATCACTAACCAACATGAAGTACACCGATCACTCACACTCACCATATTGTATGGGAGGACACCACAAg AGCACAAGAACATGCCATTGGAGGATGCCCTTGGTCTCATTAATCGCGACTTCTCCCATTACTGCCAGGCAGTTCGGGAGGGTCGTTTTCGACAGCAACAACAGCAAATAAAATCTGGCGGCGGTAATTCAGACTTTACAATAGAACAACTCACTTCAGTAATCGACAACCTTCAACAGAAGAAAAATGAATTGATACAGAAACATG TTCCCCCACTTATGGGAGGTACCAGCATTCAACAGCAGCAAGCCGACCTACAAGCCAAAATTCTCAGCCTACTTGGATCAAATGCTGTTGTTCCCTCAACACAGCATCCAGCCCAGCCATCACACAATTACTGGGGAGGATCATACTAA
- the LOC136263114 gene encoding uncharacterized protein: protein MDRLRLRRLLNKFKKDDLYSAISRWGRIDVPTNLNTKAQLISYVIEESLAANVTGHDINCLELDWISSNSNKTKWTAYQLTPFEGTAVSDSLLENDFSKELQPLLSHNTSHRLVEGVNWVIIRVKDTCKDYSCYITHRSRSDVVFVSNMRKKHLDTILLALCNTLRCGEWRDIKLSGHDLQSLVDLTHYKHCQGSFSHYQPQYNKSSNPLFLLHKSGSLQQGTSEVNAAPTQEETRRRAAQSVFGKNPLPRLESHTLEVECLDTPQHRTVCRLKGTNILKGLEKAVITNRLTLPIPQVIISLPETTSTHIACTDPG from the exons ATGGATAGATTAAGACTCCGACGATTATTAAACAAGTTCAAGAAGGATGACTTGTATAGCGCGATATCGAGATGGGGCCGTATCGATGTTCCGACGAACCTAAATACTAAGGCGCAATTGATCAGTTACGTGATAGAGGAAAGCCTT GCGGCTAACgttacaggacacgatattaaCTGCCTGGAATTGGATT GGATCAGTAGTAATTCTAACAAGACCAAATGGACAGCTTACCAACTAACTCCATTTGAAG GTACTGCAGTCAGTGATAGTCTGTTGGAAAATGATTTCAGCAAGGAGCTACAACCTCTTCTATCCCAT AATACAAGTCACCGTTTGGTGGAAGGGGTCAATTGGGTGATCATTAGAGTAAAGGATACATGTAAAGACTATAGTTGTTATATAACACATCGATCAAGAAGTGATGTTGTATTTGTGTCTAACATGAGGAAGAAACATCTGGACACCATTCTTCTGGCATTGTGTAATACCTTGAGGTGTGGTGAATGGAGGGACATTAAATTATCTGGTCATGACCTACAGTCTCTAGTGGACCTAACACATTATAAGCATTGTcag GGTTCTTTCAGTCACTACCAGCCACAATACAACAAGTCATCCAACCCGTTATTTCTACTACACAAATCTGGTTCACTTCAACAGGGGACCAGTGAAGTCAATGCTGCACCAACACAAGAGGAGACACGGAGGAGAGCAGCACAGAGTGTGTTTGGGAAGAATCCTCTACCAAGACTGGAGTCTCACACTTTAGAG GTCGAATGTTTGGACACTCCTCAACACAGAACGGTATGCAGATTAAAAGGCACTAACATTCTGAAAGGATTGGAGAAGGCTGTCATCACGAACAGACTGACACTACCCATTCCACAAGTTATCATAAGTTTACCAGAGACTACTAGTACTCATATAGCGTGTACTGACCCTGGCTAG
- the LOC136263116 gene encoding ribosome-recycling factor-like, whose amino-acid sequence MAYRLLTGIAIRRSLAAHCIQRRTFAVCRSCSAWSKWLHNFIDREILISYQGIPHQCLRGYASKKKGKGAKTVKLTPLDENDAVDIEEVKAEMEDVVSTLKQTLTKLSVKITPASFSDAPVQLEDGSRATIKQLGQIVTPQPDKILINLTNQREAVPRVASTILKLGLGLNPEMEGSIIKITLPKVTTELRTQLVKVAKADVEETKKSLRYVRQKAINKARKAASVSKDEIKRAEKTVDTLTSHYVTEADSILDIKYKELMGTN is encoded by the exons ATGGCCTACCGTTTATTGACCGGCATTGCTATTAGACGTTCTTTAGCAGCCCACTGCATTCAGAGAAGGACGTTTGCTGTTTGTAGAAGTTGTTCAGCATGGTCGAAATGGCTACACAACTTCATCGATCGTGAAATTTTAATTAGCTATCAGGGGATTCCCCATCAGTGCCTTCGTGGTTACGCATCCAAAAAGAAAG GTAAAGGAGCTAAAACTGTAAAATTAACACCACTGGATGAAAATGATGCTGTTGATATTGAAGAAGTCAAAGCAGAAATGGAAGATGTAGTATCAACACTTAAACAAACATTAACTAAACTATCAGTTAAAATAACCCCAG CTAGTTTTTCTGATGCTCCAGTTCAGCTAGAGGATGGTAGTAGAGCGACCATCAAACAACTGGGACAAATTGTGACACCTCAACCAGATAAGATTTTGATTAACCTCACTAATCAGCGTGAG GCAGTGCCACGAGTGGCCAGTACAATTCTGAAGTTGGGACTTGGACTAAATCCAGAAATGGAAGGCAGCATCATAAAAATAACCCTTCCAAA GGTTACTACAGAGCTCCGAACTCAGCTGGTGAAAGTTGCTAAGGCTGATGTTGAGGAAACGAAAAAGTCACTCCGCTACGTCAGACAAAAAGCAATAAACAAGGCAAGAAAAGCAGCCAGCGTTTCAAAGGATGAAATAAAAAGAGCAGAGAAAACGGTGGACACATTGACAAGTCACTACGTTACCGAAGCTGATAGTATTCTTGATATTAAATACAAAGAATTGATGGGTACCAATTAA
- the LOC136263115 gene encoding plasmanylethanolamine desaturase 1-like, whose amino-acid sequence MEEDTIKAKLFDKAHNKVSRWGPNHPGAKELAKDYTSGQQLLGVFSVVSNVVTSIITLIYLVRLFQWSYIFSVGVSIVLGILGADVLSGLIHWFADSYGSVDLPVVGKAFIRPFREHHIDPTAITRHDFIETNGNNFLVTFPGYLIAMYNFAFLPTSHVIKWYYVYCFLFALSVFINLTNQIHKYSHTYSGLPWWVTLLQDCHIILPKHHHRTHHVAPHETYFCITTGWCNYPFERLGVWTGLETLIFWITKIKPRQDDLAWAKKGQDIK is encoded by the exons ATGGAAGAGGATACGATCAAGGCGAAACTGTTTGATAAAGCTCACAATAAAGTTTCTAGGTGGGGTCCTAACCATCCCGGTGCAAAGGAACTCGCTAAAGACTACACGAGCG GTCAACAATTGTTAGGAGTATTTAGTGTGGTCTCAAATGTTGTTACATCCATTATCACATTAATATATCTCGTCCGATTGTTTCAATGGAGTTATATATTCTCGGTTGGAGTGTCCATAG TGCTAGGTATCCTGGGAGCAGACGTACTGTCAGGCTTGATACATTGGTTTGCTGATAGTTATGGCAGTGTAGACTTACCAGTTGTAGGAAAA GCATTCATAAGACCATTCCGTGAGCACCACATTGATCCCACTGCTATAACAAGACATGATTTCATCGAGACAAATGGCAACAATTTCCTGGTGACATTTCCTGGGTACCTCATTGCCATGTACAACTTTGCCTTCTTGCCGACATCccatgtgataaagtggtatTATGTTTACTGTTTCTTGTTCGCCCTGTCCGTATTCATCAACCTGACCAACCAGATTCATAAGTATTCACACACATATTCAGGACTGCCGTGGTGGGTGACTTTATTACAAGACTGTCACATAATTCTACCGAAACATCACCATCGTACTCACCATGTTGCTCCTCATGAAACTTACTTCTGTATCACAACTGGATGGTGTAACTACCCTTTTGAGAGACTCGGAGTATGGACTGGATTAGAGACTTTAATATTCTGGATAACAAAGATTAAACCTCGTCAAGATGACCTAGCTTGGGCCAAAAAAGGACAAGATATTAAATAA
- the LOC136263907 gene encoding forkhead box protein L1-like, with protein MASEGPTSPHAACDTPGGSSVFSTGSSLTNNVSERDLRMAVEQTMAMNKNPKGTPDPVPTIPARCIKMDPTYGGVDNQKMTGVKPPYSYVALISMAIQSSPEKRLTLNGIYDYITENFPYYKDKENQGWRNSIRHNLSLHECFMKLPAKGGKNGKSHYWTLDPNHEVLFEEGNYRRRRRRPVKRVLASSYPYSYVPYQSAFNYRAPANIGMGYSTGADYGFQRQPSSGGNWMDGMVPMSPYLPPVGNSNYNNALQGCGATGLTGLCSNPSGHIGAMVSSSPTQPFSPFVLSKNMADSSTATSNYHRTAGSLITPYPPPPSFTYTTPLNSSLELSKPAVSSNANFPSTSILTTSPLWHPLQH; from the coding sequence ATGGCCAGCGAGGGCCCTACTTCTCCTCATGCTGCCTGCGACACGCCAGGCGGTAGCAGCGTATTTTCTACTGGGAGCAGCCTTACTAATAACGTGAGTGAACGCGACTTAAGGATGGCAGTGGAGCAGACTATGGCGATGAACAAGAACCCTAAAGGGACTCCAGACCCAGTACCGACTATACCTGCTAGATGCATCAAAATGGACCCAACTTACGGCGGAGTAGACAACCAGAAGATGACTGGAGTAAAGCCACCATACTCGTACGTTGCACTCATTTCTATGGCTATCCAAAGCTCCCCTGAGAAGAGGCTGACACTTAACGGCATCTACGACTACATTACTGAGAACTTTCCTTACTATAAGGACAAGGAGAACCAAGGATGGAGGAACTCTATTCGTCACAACTTGAGCTTGCACGAGTGCTTTATGAAGCTCCCAGCCAAGGGGGGAAAGAATGGAAAAAGCCATTACTGGACACTTGACCCTAATCATGAGGTACTGTTTGAAGAGGGTAATTACCGCAGAAGGAGAAGAAGGCCGGTTAAGAGAGTGCTGGCATCTTCATATCCCTACTCTTATGTGCCATACCAGTCAGCATTTAACTACAGAGCTCCAGCTAACATTGGAATGGGATACAGTACGGGAGCAGATTATGGGTTCCAGAGACAGCCAAGCAGTGGAGGAAACTGGATGGACGGCATGGTCCCCATGTCACCATACCTACCTCCTGTAGGAAATAGTAACTATAACAATGCATTACAGGGATGTGGAGCAACTGGATTAACAGGACTGTGCAGCAACCCTAGTGGTCACATCGGAGCAATGGTCAGTTCTTCACCAACACAACCTTTCTCTCCATTTGTTTTATCCAAGAACATGGCTGACTCATCGACTGCAACAAGCAATTACCACCGAACCGCTGGATCTCTCATTACGCCTTACCCACCTCCACCGTCGTTCACTTATACAACTCCTCTAAACAGTTCACTAGAGTTGTCAAAGCCAGCTGTAAGTAGCAATGCCAATTTCCCATCAACTTCAATTCTGACTACCTCACCGTTGTGGCACCCACTACAACATTGa